In Pan paniscus chromosome 1, NHGRI_mPanPan1-v2.0_pri, whole genome shotgun sequence, the DNA window GGTTCTAGTCAAccataagaagaatgaaatcctgtcatttgcaacaacatggatgaaactggagttcatcattttaagcaaaatgagccaagcacaaaaagacaaacttcacatgttctcatttatttgtagaggctaaaaattaaaataatcaaactcttggagctagagagtagaaggatggtctGGTAAGGGTagttgggggaggtggggaggaaatagtgatggttaatgggtacaaaaatagaaataattattagGACTTAGTGTTTGTTAACACAACAGAATGActgtagtcaaaaataatttaatcatacattttaaaactactaACATattataactggattgtttgtaacacaaaagataaatgcttcaggtcatggataccccatttaccctgatgtgattactatttattgcatgcctgtatcaagaTATCTcatgtatctcatatatatacacctactatatacccataaaaataaaaattaaatcaaaaattttaaaaactggaatccAATACTACTTCATTCTCTATCCTCCTGCCTTTCTCTATGCTTCTTCGTTTAACTACAATTCCAGACAATAAATTATGCATTATTTGAATTggttcatttattatttcatcagtggaaaaaaattgtttcttctctctgctaCGGTAACTTTCTCCCTGATTAGCTTAGTGCACAGttatcaatcaataaatattgatgaatGAACATATCCATTTAGTATAAATACATTCACTTTGACTCTGAGTCAtagtgcacacacacccacacacgcacacatgtgcTACTTCGACAGAAAATAATCACATATATTTACAAACTAATTATAAGTTGTAAAGGTAATACAGTTATGGTTTTTTCATCTGAGGAAGAAAATTCAAGACAAATTTAGGAAATTGTTTTCTAGTGTCAAGATTTTTGGATGAAAGATACTAGCCACTTCACTTCCTTCTATCCTTCTATTAAACCAAtgatatacaaataaatgaattacttTTGCCAGTTTTTATATCTGCAAGATAAATCAGCAGTAGAcaaaatgaaatttctttttttcttagaatcaATAACTCTTGTTAAAGGAGATGGTATTTCTACTAAGGGATAAGTGAAAAGCTCAGGAAATGCTCAGATGAGGGCctttataacttttatatattcCAATTCTAAAGATGTCTTCTAGTTCTTatgaacacacaaacacacatgcacacatgtatacacagatacacacatgtacacacacacaaacacacacactaacTGTGGTGGGGAAATTGACAGATATGGAGAAGATGCATTCATCCAAGTTTAATGGTTTTCTTAAATCTTGAAAAGTAAATACTGAAGTTATGGTTAATTAATTTACACCAATATATTCTCCAGTGAAAGTTAATTTCAGTTGTATCTCTGCTTTTTTCTAAAGCAAattagtgcttcaataaacattctTAAAAATGCCTTCTCATGTATGAAAAAGTTTTCCGAGGTGTATGCCTGCACATGGAATTCCTGAGGCACAGATGTAATGCATGAGATAGATGCTATAAGTAAGCTCACTCAGTCCTTATTTTAAACTCTTTCCAGTCTGTATTATAGTCTTCAGGGAAGCTATAGATTTGAAGCATATCTTGTACTGGTTCTTTCATATCTCCATCTCCCTGCTTATATATGACCCAGGTTCCATCAAGAAAACTAGTAGTGGAGCTTCTGTGGGAAGAAGTCACATATGTGAAGGAATATCGGGTTTCTTGCAAGCATGGAGTGGAAGTGGTCGATTCTTCTGGAAAATCAGAGATTTTCTCAAATATACTTATACCCACAAGTACAGCAGCAGCTGTTGGGTTTCATCACCATTTGTGGTGTTTTGAgagcctttttaaaatatattcagttcCTGGTAATGTACAGCCCAAGCTCTCACATGTAGACTGTGCGTGTAATGGCAGTAGTCTGCGTTTTAAACTCCATATGCCTCAATAGGCTATTTGTAATTTTATACGTTTCAACTAAGAACCATGATGAATGCAATCCATGTTTAACATTACcgtataaataacaaaatatggaTCAAAGTGTTCACTAACAGCAGTGTGTGTGTCCAAGTTGTTCCTAAGCCCACCAACACTCAACGCTGtcaaatattttagaaagctTGCCTGTGTTACTGGACAAATTATGTTTTCTCTGTTGTGAGATGACTTCCAGGATAATGCACTCTTCAAGTACAGTGCATATTTTTACATGTTCTTGATCTGATCCTGATTTAAAGAAGTCGTTTTCACATTCAGAGTGCCAATCCTTTGGCAATTAGGTTCTATGGGTATGTAGTTTGGGATTTTTTCCACTTTAAGATGACTGTGGGTGAGAATAAAGCCTTACATTTAATAGTTATCATTATCAATGTTTTCCTTTAGATGTTgcattttttcataatttgagTGACTATACCTTCCTCCCTAAGCTGAATAGTTTCTAGCTTtcgatttaaagtgagagacgggcaactcttcctttcacttgaaaatTCAGAGGCCTTGTAGGATTATTGATCGACCTAATTTTCATATTGTTGTGTCTAAGGAAATTGCAAGGCctaaggagaggaaaaaagatggggacacagccagtcAACGGagagtcagaacacacacacttaTTAAGTTTATCACCTTATATGAGAACAGTTCATGGCTCCCCAAAACAAATACAATAGTAACATTGAACATCACTGACCACAGATCACCAAAACAGacataacaataatgaaaaagtctgaaatattgtgagaatcaCTAAAAGGTGACATACAGACGTGAAGTGAGCACACGCTGTcagaaaaatggtgccaatagacttgcCCAATGCAAAGTTACCAAAAACCTTTGAtttataaaaaatgcaatatttgtGAAATTCAGCAAATGAAGTGCAATACAATGAGGTACGCTTGCATCTATCCAAAGAACTGGAATCAGTAGGTCAAAGACATGTCTGTCTTTCCATGTGCATTGCGGCATTACAGTAGCCgaaatatggaatcaatctaagtgtccatcatggacaaatggatttttaaaatgtagtatgcacacgcaatggaatactattcagccttgaaaaaaaaacatgaaattctgtcattagtgacaatatggatgaacctagagaGGACATcatgttacatgaaataagccagtcacagagagacaaataccacaggatctcacttatacgtggaatctgaaaaagtcaaactcataaaaatacagagtagaatggtggtgacCAGAAGATGGGGGCAAGGGTGATGGTAGACTGGTAAaggggaaatgttggtcaaagagtacaGAGTTCCagttagacaggaagaataagcTCTGGTGATCTATTGCACGGCAAGATTAATCTAGTTCATACCAATGTATTGTGTGTTTCAAAATAGTTAAAAGAGAGGATTTTAAACATTGTCACCACAAATGAATGACAAATGTTTCAGGTGATATATTACATtgcctgatttaatcattccacattgcaaacatgtattaaaacatcacTTTTACCCCATaagcatatataattatttttgtcaattaaaaatacaatttaaaggaCTTTAAAAAGGATAACTAAGGTAGGATGCTATTTATATTATAGTTTAAgcattaatttataaaatgatgctatgcattttatagatgaatatttatatagatagaatACACATAAAAGCACTCTGGGAATAATGTATAATAACTTTCAGTTCATACTTTCCTATGCAGAGGAAAAATGGAAGAAGATTTTAGTTAGCTTAACATAATATTGtgtttaattaaaatacaatgaaaatgacATTTCTCCTCTGTGAACCTTCCTATACACAGCACCATAAACGTATGTGAACCTTTATAGTTTGTGATATTATTGCATATATTTCATCTCACCCAATAGATATGCTCCCAGAGCACTGGTCTCTAGCCTATTTGACCATCCTTTATAATGCTGAAGAAATTCTGAGCACACACTGTTACcttatgtttattttccatttggttGTTTTTAATCCATATGATCTTGTTCTGCTGTAATTAATATACACATATGGTAGTAATTCATTTATATTAGTAATTCActtttatattaattaatatgtTGTATTACTGAGtacaatataatttataaaattttgagaTCTACAactcataaaaatgaataaaagcacAAGTTCTAATGTTTTGAACACCCCAAAGTACCTTTTAGTGCATTCTAAGGTTGAATTCACCCAAATATGGAGAGTATGGTAAACTATAgctgaatttaatttaaaaatcaagaaagagcTCAGCAATCAATTGAAAATATAAGCCCAGAGAGTTTACAAATTGCCTGATTAGAACAAGAGTTCAAGAGTTCTGGTCCGTAATCAAATTCTTCATCTAGCATACCACACTGCCTTCTCAGGGACCACACTGCCTTCTCAGGGCTGCCTTCATGTCCCTATTCCTCAGACTATAGATGATGGGGTTCAGGGTCGGGGGCATGACTGTGTAGAACGCAGACAGGAAAACATCCAGAACGGGGGGAGAATTTGAAATTGGCTTCACATAGGCAATGCTGCCAGATATCATAAAGAGTGTTACGACCACAAGATGTGGAATGCAGGTAGAAAATGTTTTTGATCTACCCTCCTTAGAAGGAATCCTCATGATGACAGAAAAAATGTACATGTAGGAGAGAGTAATTACAACAAAGGAGATTATCACAAGACTTGTACCAAAAACCATGACTCCAATCTCAATGGTAATTACTTTGGGGTCTAAGAGGCTTAGGAGCTGTGGaatattacagaaaaattgaCGTATTCTATTGCGCCCACAGAATGGTAATGAGAATGTTGCTATCACATGCATGAATCCACAGATCACCCCACTGAGCCACGACATGGCCATCATCCTCAGACAGACACCTTGGTTTATGATGACCTCATAATGTAAAGGCCGGCAGATGGCCATATAGCGGTCATAGGACATCACTGTAAGGATGGCTACCTCCGTAGTCGCCAAGTCCATGAAAAAGAAGGCTTGCAGAGCACAcccaaagaaagaaatggaagtatcATGAGTCAAGGAACTAACAATAGATTTTGGAATTGTGACAGAGATGTAACAAAAATCTAAGAAAGACaagtttctcaaaaagaaatacattgggGTTTGGAGGTGAACATCCAGAGTGGTAAGTATGATGATTAGGAGATTTCCTATGACAGCTGCCAGGTAAACTAGGAAGAATAGAGCAGCATGTACAATCTGAATATCCCAGGAATTCGAAAATCCCATGAGGAAAAATTCAGCAACTTCAGTTTGGTTAAAATCACTTGCGGTCGTTCCATTTCTtcctaaagagagaaaaaaaatggattataGAAATATCAAATATGGCTACCCCCAGTGATATTTCAATTTGTGATCATTAATTATAAGGTTACTCATATGCAGCATGGATACTATCGTTCTAAACCTAAATCTCAATTACACAGAATAGTGCTTTATACAAAGCATATTCTCAATAAATACATCATAGTATGTGAGGTGTATAAAAGACGACAaccaaaatgcaaaataaaaagggAGAATGAATAACCTCACTGACAtaatcaacaaagaaaatatatagtattaACAAAAGAATAAAGTGTGCATACTTGGACAAAAAATGAGTATTATTCCCATCAGctgaatatacatatttattttgaagcattttatTTGCTCGTTATGTGTTAAAGAACAGCATTGCAAGTGGTTTGTCATAGTTCTTTTcagttttatgaaaataaaatcaaagtggTATTAGTAATCTGAAAAAAAGGCTCCTTATGTCATAACTATTTAGTGAGGTTATAGTCACAGCCTTTCAAAAAAGTATCAGGAGACATTTGGTAAACACCTCACGTAAAAAGCACAATGGTTGGCTCTTATAGTAAAAGATTTCATAAGAAACAGTTCTTGAATTCAAAACTTAAACAATCAAATAGAGAACGTAGGGAGGTAAAATACTAAGTGGAATCTGGTATTATAAACAATAGCAGGCATGATGAGAAAGGGTAATAGTGGATGTATCGAGAAAAGAGATTGGTCTTATTTTGTGTTGTTATAGAAGAGTTGCAGAGAACAGTGTCTGAGCTAGGTTTTGAGAACTATTTTACTGAATGATTTTTAGACTGATATTTTTGAAGAAAGCCGCAGAGGAAAAGGCAGAGGTACAAAAGTATTTATCGTAGGCTTAGGATATTGGTATGGATTAGCTAGGAAATGTGTATTTACATCAGTCTAGTCTTTTTGCTGGTCTTCAGAATCTGTCTTCAATGTTGAgattcaaagaaaaagaatatcaatTATGTATTCAAGACACCTAAAAATATTGAGCAATTTCTACAATGATCTTTCCTAGCATCTGcaactcactttatttttttttttaattttgctttggaTTGGTCTAGTCCAGTAAAATGGGAGTCCTCATTCCCAGACTTCTATAGTGTTTAAGCCAAACTCTGAAATGGATTTTCACCCATATCAAATAATGTAGCTGGAATTTATGTACGGTAAACTGTATCAATTTAAAGTATGCAATTCTAGGAGTTTTCGCAGTTGTATATGCCTAtgaaaccaccaccacaaccagggCAGACTATTTTCATCATATCCAAAATATTCCTTATCCTTCTTTGTATATAATCTCTTCTTCTGGCAGTTTTCACTCTAGGCAATCACTGATTTCCTGGTCTTTCTTGGGTAAATCAAAAGTTAAACcgagaaagaaaaccaaaatggagtcaacTGAATGTCTCTCTACTggaaaatgtgtttctatttgttctaGTTTTCTGACATTGATCGCCTAAATAGCTGGTTGTTAAAGGGACAGGTACAaccaaatagaaagaaaaacgCTTCTTGTGACCAAGTAAAAGAACCAACTTCATCTTGGGAATCTATTCTGATTACAGTTTACCAGGGCACCATTAATTGATATCTCTTTTATCAAAATGTTTAAAGGAATGATGTGGTGACACTAATCAGGAAGAGAAATATCAAGGACTCTAAAGTGAGAACTATTATACAGCATTGATAGGCATCGGAATTGACTCatttattatgaattttttaaaattcagtcaaTGCAAACATGTTTAAATGTGCACATCCTTTTCatcgaacacacacacacacacgcaacacacacacatacagaaatcTCACCACTGAAAAGAAATATAGACTCATCCAATCCCACCATACATcaagactacacacacacacacacacacacacacacacacacctttcaccactgaaaggaaataaagactCATCCAATTCACCACACATCAAAACTCGTATTATActactccctcttttcttttaccTGCTTTCATGGATGTGCATTGCTCATGCCCAGATCCAGAACTGCTATCaccccaaaaaaagaaataagtgtgTATTCTAAAATGTGTTGTGCTTAATCTATAAATCAGATAAGAAGATGGTATGGAAATATATCAGTGCAATCTATTAATTGAAAAACAATATAACAttatttatggttttattttccaCTTATGGTATTGAACTTACTGCATGCTATGAGCTGATTTTTGTTGAACTGGGCCATTGAGCAACTCCAGTCATTCAAAATTTCAAACTTCTGTTTCTTTGAGAAGGAGCCTTGGTTTACCTGAACATATcagataaaactgaaaaatgcCCTAATCTAACAATGTGGCTGTAGCCTCCAAGTTGCAACTGCAAATGTCTTTATCTTCTCCctcattcaaaaatataaacttgATGAGTGCCACATCTGGTTTCCATTTAGCTGTGATTCAGTATTTGTAATGAAATGGTGATTAATAAGTGAGATCCTAATGAGAGAAACTCTTTATAATTCGGAGGTCTCTGGAGACAAGATTTCTTGTAAATATGTCCTTGGCgagcaaaaagaaaagcagagcttTGATTAATTCAGTGACTAGCAACAAGGAGAAATATTCTTTTCTGTGATGTGGGATAAAAGAATGCGAATTAATTGCATAATATAACCTTCCACACGCCCAGAGGCTCGATTAGATAGAGCACTTGTGCTGAGAGTGAAAGAAGAAATGATCGATACTTATGCTTGGACAATAGGTATAAACCCAACCAGAGATTCTGGAACTAGATTTTCATTCTTAATACTTTTATCCTAATATTCTTCCCAAATAGGTATATTTGTGCCTTTTCATAGCCCTTTCTATCCCAAGTCAATTTTGTATATGAATGGCAAATTTTAAACACAAAGCTAATCCAGCTGGGCATcctggctcatgcttgtaatcctagcactttgtggggctgaggcagacagatagcttgagcccaggagtttaagaccatctCACTGGGCACGGgggcatgtacctatagtcccagctactcgggaggctgaggttggaggatctattgagccagggagatggaggtgagccgtagtcacaccactgcactccaatctcaacaacagagcaagatcctgtctccaaaaaaaaaaaacaaaatgaaataacaacaacaaaaaaacaaaactaacctGTCACCCTTGTCTTAAGACCTTTCTCTGCATTTCTTTGGTATTAAAGGTAAAATTTCTTGACTTGGCCCATATGCTTGAATGCTCTAATCCTCTGTCTCATTTCATGTCATTCCTCACGCCTACATGGATTGAGTGGTCATTGGATTGCTTCTTTTGTGGAATGCTATtcaaatatttcctcatttaaaattgggtttatttttattagtatgtAGGAATTATTTTCCATTATGGATACTAAGTCTTTATTGATGAAATtagttgtagatatttttcaagtttgtagttttatatttctctttacaGTGTTTTGTCAAATAGAACTTACTAATTTCAATGTTGTTTTTCTATTAattctccacctttttttttttttctctctctctgtcgcccaggctggagtgcagtggcacgatctccactcacttgcaagctcctcccaggttcacgccattctcctacctcagcttcctgagtagctgggactacaggtgcccgccaccacgcccagctaattttgtatttttagtagagatggggtttctccatgttgatcaggcttgtctcaaactcccgacctcaggtgatctgccccacctcgaactcccaaagttctgagattacagaattctccacttttaaaatttttttgttttggttttttcttttgttgttgaagAAATTATTTCTACAAATGGCACTGGCAGGATGGTGGAATAGGACTTTCCAGCTCTCATCTGCTCACAGAAACATCAGTTCAAACAATTATTCATGCCCAAAAGGACCTTCACAAGAACTAAGAAAACCAGATGAGATATTGCagcacagaaattttaaaacatgcaatgAAGAGGATAGGAAGGACAGTGTCATCTTACCCACATCGCCTCATTCCCAATGCCAAGCAGTAATGTATGGAGAGAGATAACCTCTGTGTGGGCAAAGGAAAGTGAGCACCAAACTTTGTCTCAGACCCCAACACCAGGCTTACCCCAGTAAAACCCAGCACCATGCTAGCCCCTGCAttaccaggctccaggctggcttGCAAACACAGTCCCCAAGCTTGCTCTACTGCCAGGTCAGCCTCAGAAGCCCCGGGCTCCAGAGATCCCCCTGCACTAGGCCAGCTCCCACAACCATAGTCTTTAGGCCTGCCTCGTAAACAGGCTAGCCCAACACGTCAAATCACCATGTCAGCACCCATGCACCCAGCCTCCAGGCCCATTCCTGTGCCAAGGAAGCCCCCATAGACACAGACTCCAGACCTGCCTGAGGTTCTCCATCACTTGCTCCACCACTAGGGCAGCCCCAGTGACCACAGGACCCAGACTGTTTCAGTGCCAGACCCAACCCTAtaaccccaggcttcaggcctacTCCAGTGCCAGATTGGCACCTGAAGACCACAGCACCAGGCTGTCAACCATGGCCTTGGGCACCATTCCAACACCAGCAGACCCAGTATCCAGGCTGGCCCTACAGATACAGGCTCTAAGCCCACCAACTGCAGGCCAGTTTCCCCCGTGGCCACAAGCACCAGGCTGGTACCCATGGACCCAACCTGCAGGGTGTTCCCTGTGGACACAGGCCACAGGCCCACTCAGTGCCAGGATGGCCCCTGTGATCTGGCACAGTGAGAACTCCAGGGCCTTCAGTCACATCAACAAGCACGAACCACCTGTGTTCTACAGGAGCACTAAGAAGTCATGAATGACCCAGCTCCTCTTCCAAAGTGCCCTTCTGAATTGCTATGCCAACAAAATGGAGAAGTACTGTTTGGGGAATAATATACCTTTCAAGATCTTGCTTGCTGTGAATAACACTCCTGCACATCCTCTTATTTCTCACCCCAATATCTTATCTTCACCCCAATATCAAAGTGGTGTTGCTCCCTCCAAACACCACCTCTTTGACTCCTACATGAGGAGAAAGGACTCCTCATTGCTTTTGGCAGGGTGGGATTTCCAGCTCTCTGCAGGATATCACTGTGGATGCAATGGGCAAATGTGCTTTGTTACTGCTTCCATGTAATTCCAGTGACACCATAGTGGATGGGCTTGTTATCGTTGGGCTGTGGCAACGATAACTCTCCAGCAGGCCTCCACTGACTCCAGCCCATCAAGGGGCGGGAGAGGCAAAATCAGGTAAGAGTGGATGCCCAGGCTCGCCATTTGAATGTTTCTGGTGGGACTAGAGGTAGGACTCTGTCTTTTCTGTGGTGTTTGGCTGGAGTGGAGAAGGTATTGTCTAGAAGTTTCTGTCTTGCTTGCCTTCCCTTTTCGTGTCCTTTGACTGGAGAGACTTGGGTGTTATAGGGGCTTTTTCTTTAGATCTGTGCCCTTCAGCATTTCTGGACTGTGAGATTTTCCAAGACCTAGGCTAGACCTCCTTCCTGTACAGgaggaagaaaacaacaacaagcCAGTCCCTAGCTGGTCTGCCTTATTCCCTTCACCTTCCAGAATCTTCCTATGCTTGTTTTATATACAGTGTCCAAGGATTTTAATTGAACTTGgcaggaggaaaaagaaacagtaCTTCAACTCCATCTTTCTAAATGCTAAAGTCCTTATATAAACttcttattttagaataattttggaTTTACATAAAGATGCTCTTCCATGACTGGGCCTACATCATAGGTTAAGCCACCTgaagacaagaggaaaaaaatagtaaacttACCACAGGTTTGATAGTATTTCAAATTTTGGACTTTGATCTACCTGCTACTGTATATTTCCTAGAATTCTCAGGTAGCTGCTTTATCTTTTCCCACCAGGTGAAATGTGTTTGCTCTGTCCTACCTGGAACTATAAACTGTCACTTGAACTCATTCTCCTTTCCCAGGGCCCCCATGTCACATTGCTTTTGTCTAATCTTTATGAAGATCTGTGCTTTTGGCATGCAATCTTACATCGTGAAACTCCAATAGTAATGGCTTTTGTATCAGTGAGAAGTATATTATTTCTTCACCAGAGTACCTATGACTTGCTTCACAGGAATGGAGTAAGCTAAATAAGACCTGCGTATTTTTCTTACTAAGTTAGAAAACTCTTACCTAAATGTATGGATTGTTGGACATGAGAAAAAGTATTAATGACTTTTCCAGAGAGTTCTGTCCTTCCGATTGATCAGAAACCTAGAAATATGGAGATGCTTCACAAAGAAGACTCTTATTTCCAGTTCATTAGttgcaaaatgaattaaaattttaaaataataaacctgAAGTTTGAAATATTCTGTTTAGAGATCCTGGAAAACTAATTTGGAGGAGGTTATTCATGTCCTATAATGTATTAAAGATTATATCTGCTTAGATGCTATTTATAGAGtggtcaaataatattttataattcttcaCTGCAATTCGTAAAAAATATGGTCAAAATATTGCAGATAATTTTTAATCACTGGAAGCAAGCCATTTATTCCACAATTTGATTatcttaataaatatgtaaattctcCATCTATATGGAGATCATGGCCCTgggttttcagttttcttctcctAAATGGAAAGCTGGTATAATTTGTTTAAGTGCCTTGTACACATAGCTTGTGTCTTCACCCTGAATTCTCAAAAGACAGATTTCTAAGACTCTGATTTAGGCAAAGCCACaagttttactattttctttattttggaagCAGCTTCATGATCATAGTTTTGAAAATTATGTCTTTAGAATTGTCTGCTCCTCAACTAAAATGAAAATGGCACTGTttccaattattttattcatattatgtTTCACtttgaagaaatacaaaaaatttatgtGATTTATTTTATCCTTTACTTCTTATCCCAAGGCAACTTTTTCAGTCTTTACCATGTTCACCCAATAAATCTGGATATTCCATGGTAAGGAAAATACAGGTTAATTCAACTTGTATCTAATGCAAACCAGACATGAGCCAGAAGTTATTTTCTCTGCACATCACTGCTTTTTAATAATGTAAACATGACTTATCAACAttcaattatataattttttcatgttttaagcAATTGTTATAGTGCAAAGTTTAACActatcctttttaaatttttatttttgtcagataATGACAAATTACAATTGTATACAATATAAAATTGTTGCTACTATATATgtagtatacacatatatacacattatggAATAATTGaataaagctaattaacatatctatcacctcaaatacttattaTTTATCCTTCCTGTCTAGCTGAAGCATTATATCCTCTTACCACCATTGCCCATTCCCCACAGTCCCCAGCTCCGGCTAACCACAATCCTGCACTCTGCTTCTATGTGCTGgaattttttagattccacatctAAAATTAAGTGAGAGCATGCTataatttgcctttctgtgccttacttattttacttaacataatgatctccagttccatccatgttgttgcaaatgacaggatctcattcttttctatggctgaatagtactccattatatatatgtaccacattttcttaatccattagtctgctgatggacatttaggtgaCTTCCACATCTTAGCTATTGTAGacagctgcaacaaacataggtgtgcagatatctctttgatatactgattttctttcttttggttatatactcagcaacaggattgctggatcatattgtagctcaatttttggttttttgaggaaactccaaactgttGTTCATAGTGGTTGTAGCAattgacactcccaccaacagtgtacaaaggctcccttttctccacatcctcaccaacatttgttattgcctgacttttggatatgagccattttaactggggtgagatgatatctcattgcagttttgatctgcatttctctgataagcaccttttcatatgcctgtttgatctgcatttctctgatgaacaccttttcatatacctgtctgccatttgtatgtcttcttctgagaaa includes these proteins:
- the LOC100983294 gene encoding olfactory receptor 14L1; protein product: MAQFNKNQLIACRRNGTTASDFNQTEVAEFFLMGFSNSWDIQIVHAALFFLVYLAAVIGNLLIIILTTLDVHLQTPMYFFLRNLSFLDFCYISVTIPKSIVSSLTHDTSISFFGCALQAFFFMDLATTEVAILTVMSYDRYMAICRPLHYEVIINQGVCLRMMAMSWLSGVICGFMHVIATFSLPFCGRNRIRQFFCNIPQLLSLLDPKVITIEIGVMVFGTSLVIISFVVITLSYMYIFSVIMRIPSKEGRSKTFSTCIPHLVVVTLFMISGSIAYVKPISNSPPVLDVFLSAFYTVMPPTLNPIIYSLRNRDMKAALRRQCGP